One Triticum dicoccoides isolate Atlit2015 ecotype Zavitan chromosome 3B, WEW_v2.0, whole genome shotgun sequence genomic window, CGCCGAGAACCTCTCCGACATCTTGCTCTACAGATCGACCATTATCAATCACTAACCGCCTACACCAACAATGCATGATTGCTGGAAATAAACTTGGTCTTGGTGAAATGGTGGTGCGTACCTGGAGGATGAACCAGACGGCCCAGGCGACGCAGCTGAGGATGATGAGAACATCGCCGACGATGGCGGCGTTGCCGCTGGGAAGTGCTGTCGCGTCTGTCGCGTGCTCGGCGTAGCGCCAGTGCATCGGGGATGCCCACACCTTTAGTAGCGAACCCTTGTAGAAGGGCATGATCATGGAACCGCCGACGCACACGACGGTGCCCAAAACCTTGGCCTGCCCGGAGGGCGTCCCGAGCCTCACTGTCTCCATCTTGAGGACGGCCGCCATGACGAAGGTTAACGCCGGGAGTGTGTTGCTGAGCGCGCACGCCACGATCGGCGTTGTGGACTTGAGCCCCACGAAGTACAACACCTGGTTCAGCGTCGCGCTGCATCACTCACACACACCACGCCTAATAAATAAGTTAATTAATGTAGGCATTGCCAGGCCAGTACGTCACGGAAGATGATGGATATGGAACTATATCACGTCAACTCTGGCCTACGTTACATATGTCTGGTTTGCACTTCAAGATTGCCAAATGTTGCACGCAATATAATTCCCTaaatattttgttttattttttggatTTTGATTTTTTTATCTAACGACCTAAAGCATCATAATTGAGTAGATTCTTCTTTTTTGGAAGGGTAATTTGAGTAGATTCTATAATATCGGATTTCGTCCCACGATCATGTTTCCACCGGTTTGTGGCTGTCCCAGACAAAGCTTGGGCTAGCCTAGAAGAAACAAGGCAGAGTTGGCGACATCCCAAATATCTCACAAAGTTTGCCAACATTATAACCTGGTACAAGTTGTGTTACTTGATACTTAAAACACCTCTACGCAAACAATAATACAGTTATCAGAGAAAAATAAAGGGAGGAAGTAGAGatcctttgtactccctccgttccaaaatagatgacccaactttatactaactttaatacaaagttcggtcatctattttagaacggagggagtaacatttagtCTTCCTCCTGGCTGCTCTGGGCCGCGAGATGAAAACTGTATCTTTTGTTTTTATTGCACTTTTGCACGCGAAAGGCATCAGCCTTTGTTGTTACCAAGAACATGTCCCCGCACAAAAAAACCAAGAAGATGTGGTTTTACTATATATAATGGAGCCGAGGACTTGGTCCTTTCCTTCTAAAAAGATACTTTGTAACATCTTAAATCATCGCAAAAACGATTTGGTAGCATGCTAACTTGAACTAGCAGCACTATAAACTCTTTAGTTAATATTCTCTCCGTAAAAAAATATATGCTCTTATATTTCATTACAGAGGGACTTTTTTTTATTATCGGCAACAGAAAGCAGAGAGTAAGGGCATGTCCCCATATTCCTGGACGTATAAGGCACCTGTGTAGTGCACAAATCGGGAGCTAAACCTGAGAGGAAAAGAAAAGCAGGTTCCTAGTAATTGGGCTCCTTTGATGACACCAAGAAGAGGACTAGAGCAAAACGAGGACGTTTCAGTGTCTAATGTTTTAACTGGATTGATGCAGAGGTGGCTACCTAGCATTCCTGCAAGTTAGGTATTTGCCATGTCCTAACTGATGAAGGAAGACTAGCTGTTGGAATTAATGATAAGTTTGTCGTACGTACCCAAAAATAGAGGAAAAAAATATCTGGGTTAGTACTTTCTTGGTGATCACCATGCCACTCCTCCTGCAACCATCCATGTAAGCCGAATTCATTAAGACTGCTATAAGTATCTATCTTGACTCAAATAAACCAGACTAATTGCGGGTTGCGAACTTGCGATAAAGATCGATCGTATAAAAAACCATCCTCAACTCTTTGCACGTGAGAAGGTAAAAGAAAACAACGAAACATAGTTCATGTAAACAAGCTCTTGGTGGTGACAAGAGAAACACATTCATAGATCATCTCCTCAGCAGCTGGACCGAATTaaaccctccgtcccataatataagagggtgtcagaaacactcttatattatgagacaaaaGGAGTAGCTGTGAAGCAATATAAGAATGCATACACGCACCTTTCAAAGTAGTAAGCGCCGGGAGCGAGGAACACACCGGCGATGAGATTACGGTAGGCAATGAGCACGTAGGGGCTCATGCCGGTGTCCAAGGCCAGCTTGGACAGCACGTTCATACCGGCAAAGCCTAGCTGCACTAGCACCATGGCGACGGTAGGCAGGCACTCCTTCCCCATAGCTGCAGATTATTGGAGATCGATCCCAACTTAATCGGGCTCCTCTTCTCTCTCAATTCCTGATACTGATACAagctacctgtacctgcaactgttgttgtagtaatctgtgagccacgaggactcagcaatcccattaccatgggtatcaagactagcaaagcttaatgggaaaggaaggggtaaagtggtgaggttgcagcagcgactaagcatatatggtggctaacttacgcaaatgagagcgggaagagaaacaacggaacgatcgtgaagctagcaatgatcaagaagtgatcttgaactcctacttacgtcaaacataacccaaaacagtgttcacttcccggactccgccgaaaagagaccatcacggctacacacacggttgatgcgtttttaaTTCGaaactggtgtcaagttatctacaactggacattaacaaattcccatctgccacataaccgcgggcacggctttctaaagataataccctgcagggttgtcccaacttagcccatcacaagctctcacggtcaacgaaggatattccttctcctaggaagacccaatcagtctcggaatcccagtttacaagacatttcgacaatggtaaaacaagaccagcaaagccgcccagatgtgccgacaaatcccgataggagctgcacatatctcgttctcagggcacaccggataggtcagcctacgagtaaaaccatccctcgagttgccccgaggtggccccgcagtctgcccggtttggaccagcacttagagaagcactggcccgggggggctaaaataaagatgaccctcgggttggccgacccaatggaaaggtataggtggtggtgaagcaaatggtagaaccaaggttgggccttactggaagagttttattcaaagcgaactatcaagggggtcccataaatcacccaaccgcgtaaggaacgcaaaatcgaggaacataataccgatatgacggaaactagggcggcaagagtggaacaaaacactaggcataaggctgagccttccaccctttaccaagtatatagatgcattaattaaataagagatattatgatatcccaacataatcctgtccatcatggagcaatcttcaacttcacctgcaactaacaacgctataagaggggctgagcaaagcggtaacatagccaagcaacggtttgctaggaaaggtggattaaaggcttgacatggcaatatgggaggcatggtaaacaagtgataggtagcacaacatagtgatagaacgaagcaactagcatagcaatgatagaagtgagatccagggtagcggtcatcttgcccgaaatcccgcaaggaagaagaacgagtccatggagaagatgaatggatgaagccgaaccaagcgtagacgaacgaatcctcacgatcgcaacgaaacaggaactat contains:
- the LOC119281269 gene encoding WAT1-related protein At1g09380-like, producing the protein MGKECLPTVAMVLVQLGFAGMNVLSKLALDTGMSPYVLIAYRNLIAGVFLAPGAYYFERRSGMVITKKVLTQIFFSSIFGATLNQVLYFVGLKSTTPIVACALSNTLPALTFVMAAVLKMETVRLGTPSGQAKVLGTVVCVGGSMIMPFYKGSLLKVWASPMHWRYAEHATDATALPSGNAAIVGDVLIILSCVAWAVWFILQSKMSERFSAPYTSTTIMSLMAGVQCAGVSAVMDRSVSAWKLGFDIRLYAALYVGVVGSGIAFAVMSWCIQSRGPLFVSMFSPLMLVVVAVVGWAILEEKIHVGSAIGSSLIVAGLYMVLWGKGREMTGPSDLRDDGGGAAPETMIVLELNCKDARNGNAAVLPVFRTTSPKHQLETTPNGTD